The genomic window CTTGATTCATCGCTCATTGCAGCTACTGGACATGAAGGGTTCGATCCATCAACTGTGAATCCTTCTGGAGGAGCAATGATTTTATCACCATGACTCATCCAAACCGTTTGTTCAATTGGCAACCCTTTAAATAAATCTGATTGATTTTCCACTTTTAAAACAGCTTTTCCATACTCACGATGAGATGCTTTTTCAACTTTTCCACCAAAGTGATGGGTCATAAGCTGAACACCATAACAAATACCTAGGATTGGAATACCTAACTCATAGATGGCAGGATCGCAAGAAGGTGCTCCTTCTACGTATGCACTATTTGGTCCGCCAGAGAAAATAATTCCAATAGGATTCATAGCCTTAATTTCTTCGGCAGTGATTTTATGTGAATGTAGCTCACTATAAACCCCTAAATCACGAATTCGTCGTGTAATTAGTTGATTGTACTGCCCTCCAAAATCAAGGACAACAATCGTTTCATGATTCGTCACTTGCATCTTATCCACCCTTTACCATATAATCTATCTTTTATTTAAAAAGTTAAGAAGCTTCCCATGCAAACAAAACGGCTACAAAAACAATGAATGACGCTCCATTGAATTGCAGCCCTAACGTTGCGCTAGCTTTCAAACTCTTTTTAGTATGTGCATTCTTTCATACAGTTCATTCAAATTTAATCATAACAAGCAAGTAAACGATCGGTCAAGAAGTGATTTGATTCAGCATCTTTTTCCAATTTTCATCAAATTTATTTTTATCGAACCGTTGGTTATCGTGACTATAAATATACCGTTCATACACCTCTACCAAACGCATCATTGTTCGATCCTCTAAGCCTAATTCATTCTCTACATTATGAGCATATTCTTTCAATGTTTGATGGGATTGTCTCTTGATTCCGTATAGACGCAGTACCCACATTAATCGCTCAAATGACGTCGCATAGTCGTCTACCGTTTTAGCCGTTTGTTGTTTTGCCTTAATATAGCGTATCGCAAACGTTTTTCTAAAAAGAAACACGACAATCGCTCCTACAAGTGCAAGTGCTAAACTACCAAAAACAAAAAGACCGGTTGTTCCACGCTCTGTTTGCGCAGATGTCTCTGCCACTTCATCCTCTTGAACGTCTTCTTGCTGGCTTTCTTCTTGCTGTTCTTCTGAATCATTTTGATCTTCTGGAGTCGGAATGTCTTCAGTTTCATCTACATTTGAATCCACTTGTTCTTGTTCAAATTCAAATCCAGAAAAACTGGGTGTTGGTTCAAATGAAACCCATCCAGCACTTGGAAAATACACTTCAACCCATGAATGCGCGTTGTTGTTTGAAATTAAATATTCCTCGTATTCATCATTTACTTCAACTCGTTCTCCTTCAGTAAAGCCTTTTACCCATCGAGTAGGTATATCAAGGGTACGAAGCATGACAGCCATTGCTGTTGAGAAATTATCACAATACCCTCTTTGTGTCTCAAACAAAAATTGATCAACATAATCTTGATTTCCACTCGGCACAGGTACATCTTCTGTTTCATACGAGAATGACGGACCACGTAAATAGAGCTCAATGGCCATCACTTGATCATAAACCGTGTCTCTACCTTCAGTCAGTTCTTCAGCAAGCTCCCTCACTCTATCGGGCAGGTCATCTGGTACTTGCGTGTAAAGATCCATTTCAAGATCAGAGACTTGATCATCTTCTCTTAAACCAGCGACTTGGAACGTTTGCTCATAATACGTTACATCATATTGATTCGGTGGAGCTTGTCCATCTACTAACGTTGCTTGATTGGAAATCGGATGAATGACAATTGCTTCTGATTCACCTGTGTTCATCAGCTCAAGTTCACTGGACACCAGCTCACCAGGGTAAAAAAGATGGTTAAATCGTTGCTCTCCCTCACCATAAAACTGTAGTTGAGCTTCTTTTTCTTCACGAATAACAGAGATTAGCTCTTCCTCTTGTAATGGTGGAGTTTGGCCGGTATCATTCGTATTGTCCAAAGAAAGTTCCCAGCCTGAGCCTGTATACACATTTTTCGCTTCCCCTTTCCAATAAGAGCCTTCCTCTATACGGGCATAAAAGACTGGGGTATCGTCGTCTACAAAACCTCCACCTAACCTACTGTCATCTTCACTGTAGCCAATGCGCTGAGTTGGTGTACCACCGCTTGAAAAACCGAGGATGGATTCAAGATACGGTACAGGATCAGACCACTGCGGCTCGGGTTTTGGCATCACAAAGCTAATAGCGGCGGCAGTTAGAATAAAAATGCTGCTAAATGCCATCACCTTACCTAATCGGCCAAAGGAAAAAGCCGTATTTCCTTCCCCATTTTTCAATACTCGCAATGTGACAAGTAGTATTAGGCCAACCACAAAAATGCGTACAATAGATGCATCTCCACTATATTCAGTAAAGGAGTCAATCGCACCTACATAAATAATACTTACAATTAGAAACAGCAAAATTCTACGAGCATGAATAATCCAGTAATGGAGCAAGTAGCTTAATATTGACAATAAGACAATAAAGAGAAACGTTCTAAAAAGAGCAGACAATTCGACGACATTTCCTGAAAGAATAAAGACACTGTTTTCAAAGAAGTGTTGTGCCAATAAAGCAAACCAAGAATCCGATGAGCCAGGCTCAGGTGGGAATAACCAGAACAAGGCACCGATAATGATGACTGCTCTGAGAAAAAACGATACGATCATGGGTAAACGTACTAATGTAACGAGAAAAAATAGCCCTGAAATGGTAATAAAAGCAGGAATATCGCCGCCATTCGTAATATAAGGAACTGGGTATAGCCATTCTAGCAGCAAAATAAAACCGAGGGCATACAAAAAAACATCTCGAAATAAAAAGCTTTTAGGCTCCATAAAATTCACCCCTTTGACGATCCTCAGTATGTTGATATTGGGGGATAAAGACCTGTCCTCCTGCTTTGCTCACCTCAAAAACGGCTTCTTGTGATAGGGCTTCTGTGGTAACGATAAATACGCGTCGTTGGTGCGAGACGTTTCTTCGAATAACATCTATCGCCATTTCTGAATAGCGAGGTGTCACAATGAAACAAATCCCTTGATCCTTTTCTAAATGAGGGAGAGTGGTATCATTAGTGGGGATTGGATTAATTAATGCAAACAATCGTAAAGAATGCCTCCAATCGTTGAACGTGACAAAAGTACGAATCCATTCTTGATTGTACACATATATCGTTGTATGAACATGGTCCTGGATGAAAGCTGCATGAATAGATACAGCCTCTTTTATGCTTTCTTCATATTGTATAGGATCCTCTAGCGCATCCACCTCTTGTGCCACATGTACAATTTCCACATGCTGGTCTTCTTCTGTTTCAAATTCTTTTGTTAAAAGTCCATTCACACCAGCAGAACGCTTCCAATCAATTTTACTTAAACGATCTCCCGAAATATACGGACGAATACTTGAGAGGACATCATCGTGAAAGCCTTTATGGAAATGGTCGGCTTTATTCGCATATGCAAATAACGCTTTTTTATTTGTAATGGGGTAAAAAGCTGGCGATATCACAATTTCTGTATCGGAATGTAACGTTCGTTTTACACTTATTAACCCAAACAGATCGTTGGCGTGTACAATCGTTTCATTGAATTGATAAACCCCACGTTGTAATGCCTTTGCTTCATAAGAGAGCATTAACTGTTTATCGAATGAAAAAGAAAACAGTTGATGGTTTCTCTCCGATACAAATGTTTCAGGTGTGGTGTCAGACAAATGATAATAGAAGAATGGCGTATAGACAGGTTTTTCTACGATCACATCAATAGTTAGAACTTCTCCAACTTCAATGTTACTTTCCGTAACCGTTCGCTTTAGCTTTAGTCCAATAATGGATAAGAACGGGATGATACTAGAAAAAAGAAAAACGACGACTAGACCGTAAAATAAAAACCAACTAACAAATCCACCTTGAAACATTGCAAAGCTAAACGACAGCAAAAAAATGGCGATGGCAAGAATCCACCTAAAAAGAAAACGGCTCGTTTTGCTTAGCGAGGAGGTCTTCATTTCACTTTTTCCTTTTTATCGACTAACGGGACGCGAATATGGGCGATAACGTCCTCTAGCACCGCATCTACCTTTTTCACTTTTAATAGAGATTCATTGGTTAATCGAATCCGGTGTCCAAGTACGGATAAAGCAATATCTTTTACATCGTCAGGGCTCACATAATCGCGACCATTAATGAGTGCATTGGC from Shouchella hunanensis includes these protein-coding regions:
- a CDS encoding DUF58 domain-containing protein; the protein is MKTSSLSKTSRFLFRWILAIAIFLLSFSFAMFQGGFVSWFLFYGLVVVFLFSSIIPFLSIIGLKLKRTVTESNIEVGEVLTIDVIVEKPVYTPFFYYHLSDTTPETFVSERNHQLFSFSFDKQLMLSYEAKALQRGVYQFNETIVHANDLFGLISVKRTLHSDTEIVISPAFYPITNKKALFAYANKADHFHKGFHDDVLSSIRPYISGDRLSKIDWKRSAGVNGLLTKEFETEEDQHVEIVHVAQEVDALEDPIQYEESIKEAVSIHAAFIQDHVHTTIYVYNQEWIRTFVTFNDWRHSLRLFALINPIPTNDTTLPHLEKDQGICFIVTPRYSEMAIDVIRRNVSHQRRVFIVTTEALSQEAVFEVSKAGGQVFIPQYQHTEDRQRGEFYGA
- a CDS encoding transglutaminase TgpA family protein, whose protein sequence is MEPKSFLFRDVFLYALGFILLLEWLYPVPYITNGGDIPAFITISGLFFLVTLVRLPMIVSFFLRAVIIIGALFWLFPPEPGSSDSWFALLAQHFFENSVFILSGNVVELSALFRTFLFIVLLSILSYLLHYWIIHARRILLFLIVSIIYVGAIDSFTEYSGDASIVRIFVVGLILLVTLRVLKNGEGNTAFSFGRLGKVMAFSSIFILTAAAISFVMPKPEPQWSDPVPYLESILGFSSGGTPTQRIGYSEDDSRLGGGFVDDDTPVFYARIEEGSYWKGEAKNVYTGSGWELSLDNTNDTGQTPPLQEEELISVIREEKEAQLQFYGEGEQRFNHLFYPGELVSSELELMNTGESEAIVIHPISNQATLVDGQAPPNQYDVTYYEQTFQVAGLREDDQVSDLEMDLYTQVPDDLPDRVRELAEELTEGRDTVYDQVMAIELYLRGPSFSYETEDVPVPSGNQDYVDQFLFETQRGYCDNFSTAMAVMLRTLDIPTRWVKGFTEGERVEVNDEYEEYLISNNNAHSWVEVYFPSAGWVSFEPTPSFSGFEFEQEQVDSNVDETEDIPTPEDQNDSEEQQEESQQEDVQEDEVAETSAQTERGTTGLFVFGSLALALVGAIVVFLFRKTFAIRYIKAKQQTAKTVDDYATSFERLMWVLRLYGIKRQSHQTLKEYAHNVENELGLEDRTMMRLVEVYERYIYSHDNQRFDKNKFDENWKKMLNQITS